In a genomic window of Streptomyces koelreuteriae:
- a CDS encoding zinc metalloprotease, translating into MELESLPDDVVAAIEVRDHWRRASAGGGLEFLVTDIARWTPGSTVRVAFLDGDEQLHADIAGATSQITDACNLELDFGHDEATGTFRRWTTADTAFAAEIRVSFDMGGYFSLVGTDSTDRTIGSTGGPVGGNPGQRSLNLGRYAVNRPAQWEGTVRHEFLHALGFHHSHQNMRGTCEDEFRWDDEAGYVPTQDGDGVFVADAQGRRPGIYTYLAGEPNRWPRAKVDHNLRTEDDPDVVAGPFDSQSVMLYRFPAFFYKSNPSSCAPAGTGQNLSDGDKRGLNLLYPHTAAELADLQSRADAVLQSIGTGTDGLPGTDGDNLVGAYRSRVDALVTAQAAGAD; encoded by the coding sequence ATGGAACTCGAATCTCTCCCGGATGACGTCGTCGCGGCGATCGAAGTACGGGATCATTGGAGGCGTGCCTCGGCCGGCGGTGGCCTGGAGTTCCTTGTCACCGACATCGCGCGATGGACGCCCGGCTCGACCGTGCGAGTCGCGTTTCTCGACGGAGACGAACAACTGCACGCGGATATCGCAGGAGCGACGTCACAGATCACCGACGCCTGCAACCTTGAACTCGACTTCGGCCATGACGAGGCGACAGGAACGTTCCGGCGATGGACCACGGCCGACACCGCCTTCGCCGCCGAGATCCGAGTCAGCTTCGACATGGGCGGCTACTTCTCCCTGGTCGGCACGGACAGCACTGATCGCACCATCGGCTCGACAGGTGGCCCAGTGGGGGGCAATCCCGGCCAGCGCAGCCTGAACCTCGGGCGCTACGCGGTGAACAGGCCGGCCCAGTGGGAGGGCACCGTGCGCCATGAGTTCCTGCACGCACTGGGATTCCACCACTCCCACCAGAACATGCGTGGCACCTGCGAGGACGAGTTCCGTTGGGACGATGAGGCCGGATATGTTCCCACACAGGATGGAGACGGTGTTTTCGTGGCGGACGCTCAAGGCCGACGCCCCGGCATCTACACCTACCTCGCGGGGGAGCCGAACCGATGGCCTCGTGCGAAGGTGGATCACAACCTTCGCACCGAGGACGACCCGGATGTCGTCGCCGGGCCTTTCGACTCACAGTCCGTGATGCTGTACCGGTTCCCGGCGTTCTTCTACAAGTCCAACCCGAGCAGTTGCGCGCCGGCCGGTACTGGACAGAACCTGTCGGACGGCGACAAGCGCGGGCTCAACCTGTTGTACCCGCACACCGCAGCGGAGTTGGCGGACCTCCAGTCCCGGGCCGACGCGGTCCTGCAGTCGATCGGGACCGGCACGGACGGGCTTCCCGGTACGGACGGGGACAACCTGGTGGGGGCGTATCGCAGCCGGGTCGATGCGCTGGTCACCGCACAGGCTGCGGGCGCCGACTGA
- a CDS encoding metallophosphoesterase yields the protein MADTSNTRPADSEARAPRRSRLQRLMRYLPLIAPVLLWAVPCGVLLYAGQHWPLPVTLVGTALFALGLVGMPLAMARGHGRRQQDRAAIVGDTLLGTSWVLFTWSVLLGVFLRLALAVAGVGEGQDRARIVTWAVLGVTAVLLAWGYAEARRVPRVRRLDVQLPRLGAGLDGTRVVLITDTHYGPLDRARWSARVCETVNTLEADLVCHTGDIADGTAERRRAQAAPLGTVRATRARVYVTGNHEYYSEAQGWVDLMDELGWEPLRNRHLLLERGGDTLVVAGVDDVTAESSGLAGHGAHLDGALNGADPDHPVLLLAHQPKFIDRAAAVGIDLQLSGHTHGGQIWPFHHLVRIDQPALAGLSHHGPRTLLYTSRGTGFWGPPFRVFAPSEITLLVLRSPQLPTSS from the coding sequence GTGGCCGACACCAGCAACACCCGACCCGCCGACAGCGAAGCGCGAGCACCGCGGCGGAGCCGACTGCAGCGCCTGATGCGCTACCTCCCCCTGATCGCCCCCGTCCTGCTGTGGGCCGTGCCCTGCGGGGTGCTCCTGTACGCAGGCCAGCACTGGCCGCTGCCCGTCACGCTGGTCGGCACCGCCCTGTTCGCCCTCGGCCTGGTCGGTATGCCGCTCGCGATGGCGCGTGGCCACGGCCGGCGCCAGCAGGACCGGGCGGCGATCGTCGGTGACACCCTGCTGGGCACGAGCTGGGTTCTGTTCACCTGGTCCGTTCTGCTCGGCGTCTTCCTGCGGCTCGCCTTGGCCGTGGCCGGCGTCGGCGAGGGTCAGGACCGGGCCCGCATCGTCACTTGGGCCGTCCTCGGCGTCACCGCTGTACTGCTCGCCTGGGGGTACGCCGAGGCCCGCCGCGTGCCACGCGTGCGCCGACTCGACGTGCAACTGCCACGGCTGGGTGCCGGGTTGGACGGCACCCGCGTCGTCCTCATCACCGACACGCACTACGGCCCACTCGATCGCGCCCGCTGGTCGGCCCGGGTGTGCGAGACCGTGAACACCCTGGAAGCCGACCTGGTCTGCCACACCGGCGACATCGCGGACGGCACGGCCGAACGCCGCCGCGCCCAGGCCGCCCCGCTCGGCACCGTGCGGGCCACCCGGGCCCGCGTCTACGTCACCGGCAACCACGAGTACTACAGCGAGGCCCAGGGCTGGGTCGACCTGATGGACGAGCTGGGCTGGGAGCCGCTGCGCAACCGCCATCTGCTGCTCGAACGCGGAGGCGACACCCTCGTGGTCGCGGGCGTGGACGACGTCACCGCCGAGTCCTCCGGCCTGGCAGGCCACGGCGCCCACCTCGACGGAGCCCTGAACGGCGCCGACCCCGACCACCCCGTCCTGCTCCTGGCCCACCAGCCCAAGTTCATCGACCGGGCAGCGGCCGTCGGTATCGACCTCCAGCTCTCCGGCCACACCCACGGCGGCCAGATCTGGCCCTTCCACCACCTGGTCCGCATCGACCAGCCCGCCCTCGCCGGCCTCAGCCACCACGGCCCCCGCACCCTCCTCTACACCAGCCGCGGCACCGGCTTCTGGGGCCCGCCCTTCCGCGTCTTCGCCCCCAGCGAGATCACCCTGCTCGTGCTCCGCTCCCCGCAGCTGCCCACCTCGTCGTAG
- a CDS encoding DinB family protein, with protein sequence MIDEFAKDNLHGRLRRDREALLWKLDGLSEYDARRPLTATGTNLLGLVKHVATVEARYFGEVFDRPSPEPLPRWQDHDGSDLWATEGETRDQIIGFYRRTWEHSDATINALPLDAPGHVPWWPEPYLNTNLFAVLVHVLGESIRHTGHADILREGLDGRTGMRAEYETGIDEQARAAYCAKIEQAARSAAPAKA encoded by the coding sequence ATGATCGATGAATTCGCGAAGGACAACCTGCACGGGAGATTACGGCGGGACCGCGAGGCGCTGCTCTGGAAACTCGACGGCTTGTCCGAATACGACGCCCGCCGGCCTTTGACAGCGACCGGGACCAACCTCCTCGGCCTGGTCAAACACGTGGCCACCGTCGAGGCCAGGTACTTCGGCGAGGTCTTCGACCGCCCTTCCCCGGAACCGCTGCCCCGGTGGCAGGACCACGACGGCAGCGACCTGTGGGCGACCGAGGGCGAGACCCGCGATCAGATCATCGGGTTCTACCGGCGCACCTGGGAGCACTCGGACGCGACGATCAACGCGCTTCCCCTCGACGCCCCCGGCCACGTGCCCTGGTGGCCGGAGCCTTATCTCAACACGAACCTGTTCGCCGTCCTGGTCCATGTCCTCGGCGAGTCCATCCGGCATACCGGGCACGCCGACATCCTGCGCGAGGGCCTCGACGGCCGGACCGGGATGCGCGCCGAATACGAGACGGGGATCGACGAACAAGCCCGTGCGGCCTACTGCGCGAAGATCGAGCAGGCCGCCAGGTCGGCCGCACCGGCCAAGGCTTAG